A genomic window from Fibrobacterota bacterium includes:
- a CDS encoding serine hydroxymethyltransferase — MSILQSQDPEIHLATLHEELRQIHGLELIASENYVSPAVLDAMSSVFTNKYSEGYPGKRYYGGQEFVDVVETLAIERAKSLFGAKYANVQPLSGSPANLAVYFALLNPGDTVLGLALDHGGHLSHGHPVNASGILYKFTQYTVDKTTGRIDMNQVREIARREKPKLILAGFSAYSRGLDWKEFKSIADEVGAYTMADIAHIAGLVAGKAIESPVGIFDVVTTTTHKTLRGPRGALILTNSEELSKKFDRAIFPGMQGGPHIPQIAAKAVAFGEALRPSFQDYAKNVILNAQRLATKLQDKGFAVISGGTDNHLMVVDMTSKGLSGKEAERLFDEVGISSSRSTIPYDPRKPLDPSGVRLGSAAVTTRGFGLEQMDFIADILDRAVANRSDAAKLAALKAEVSVLASRYPLFKMA, encoded by the coding sequence ATGAGCATCCTCCAGTCCCAAGATCCCGAAATCCACCTGGCGACCCTCCACGAGGAGCTTCGGCAGATCCACGGCCTCGAGCTGATCGCTTCGGAGAACTACGTCTCCCCCGCCGTGCTGGACGCCATGTCTTCCGTGTTCACCAACAAGTACTCGGAAGGCTACCCCGGCAAGCGCTACTACGGCGGCCAGGAATTCGTGGACGTGGTGGAGACCTTGGCCATCGAACGCGCCAAGTCGCTCTTCGGTGCCAAGTACGCCAACGTGCAGCCGCTCTCGGGTTCTCCAGCCAACCTCGCGGTCTATTTCGCGCTCTTGAACCCCGGCGACACCGTGTTGGGACTGGCCTTGGACCACGGCGGCCACCTGTCCCACGGCCACCCGGTCAACGCCTCGGGCATCCTCTACAAGTTCACGCAGTACACCGTGGACAAGACCACTGGTCGCATCGACATGAACCAGGTGCGCGAGATCGCCCGTCGCGAAAAGCCGAAGCTGATCCTGGCAGGCTTCAGCGCGTATTCCCGTGGCCTGGACTGGAAGGAATTCAAGTCCATCGCCGACGAAGTCGGCGCCTACACCATGGCCGACATCGCCCACATCGCGGGCCTCGTGGCCGGCAAGGCGATCGAGTCTCCCGTGGGAATCTTCGACGTGGTCACCACCACCACCCACAAGACGCTCCGCGGTCCTCGCGGCGCCTTGATCCTCACCAACTCCGAAGAGCTTTCCAAGAAGTTCGACCGGGCCATTTTCCCCGGCATGCAGGGCGGCCCCCACATTCCGCAGATCGCCGCCAAGGCCGTGGCCTTTGGCGAGGCTTTGCGCCCGTCTTTCCAGGACTACGCCAAGAACGTGATCCTCAACGCCCAGCGCCTGGCCACCAAGCTCCAGGACAAGGGTTTCGCGGTGATCTCCGGCGGCACCGACAACCACCTGATGGTGGTCGACATGACCTCCAAGGGATTGTCGGGCAAGGAAGCGGAAAGGCTTTTCGACGAAGTCGGCATTTCCAGCTCGCGCTCCACAATCCCCTACGACCCCCGCAAGCCGCTGGACCCCTCCGGTGTGCGTCTGGGCTCGGCCGCGGTCACCACGCGCGGCTTCGGATTGGAACAGATGGACTTCATCGCCGACATCCTCGACCGCGCCGTGGCCAACCGCTCCGACGCCGCCAAGTTGGCCGCGCTGAAAGCCGAAGTGTCCGTCCTGGCCAGCCGCTACCCGCTGTTCAAGATGGCCTGA
- a CDS encoding response regulator: MESIFQGLPDPVLVVRGSIVEFHNQATDLMNMGALQGRNLLEIACPNRRAVLEEFLSCEHAGCAEVAFLSPTSEVSRWRLCSSVLAGHPELKVIVASPVTAVVEEVEALHTVLSQAGCILWHARVCASQDRFAWDLHLVNEEVAKQLLPLEILPGERFHQAWHRSRDPEEIIVCDRRSEEAMRRGISHYRQEFRCRDVEGNWKWFTEDVDLRGNMQDGFSVTGVCMEITDRVKMGLELEAALQEATLASRAKGDFLASMSHEIRTPMNAILGMTELLRQTELSDDQTEMVETAHDAGSALLSILDEILDMAKIEAGRLELREAPFDLRELVEKVVGLFAAVGHARGVDLLWRWDPGTPRMVHGDEGRIRQILSNIVGNASKFTERGTVCVRVHSRRTRKAGRAIFSLEVTDTGPGISAEGVTRLFHPFMQIGGRTARTGGTGLGLTISRRLAQAMNGDIQVRSIVGKGSVFRIELELGLEAESPVRPMGKTVIVHSPSREVARSLIDACACLGVEAVPFSRAVPMDLRVDFALIDLECRMELEKIVATWPRARIVGIVRGAPGSSGKHQLPLPVRLSSLCRHLELDGDSAADSSLRQDPSHFSEMLEVLVADDNPVNRKVIQRQLQSMGLNPVVVDGGEAAFRCLTDNHFDIAFLDMQMPDLDGHVVASRVREIERTQKSHRVPLVALSASVLPEDREACLGAGMDAFVAKPASRQDLAGAIQRFTGVEF, from the coding sequence ATGGAAAGCATTTTCCAGGGACTGCCGGATCCGGTCCTGGTGGTGCGTGGATCCATCGTGGAATTCCACAACCAGGCAACGGACTTGATGAACATGGGGGCCCTCCAGGGAAGGAATCTCCTGGAAATCGCCTGTCCCAACCGCAGAGCGGTCCTCGAGGAATTTCTCTCCTGCGAACACGCGGGATGCGCGGAAGTGGCTTTCCTCTCGCCGACTTCGGAAGTCTCGCGGTGGCGCCTGTGTTCCAGCGTTTTGGCAGGGCATCCCGAGTTGAAGGTCATCGTGGCCTCGCCGGTCACGGCGGTGGTGGAAGAGGTGGAAGCCCTCCACACCGTGCTGAGCCAGGCCGGATGCATCCTTTGGCATGCCAGGGTCTGCGCTTCGCAAGATCGATTCGCCTGGGACCTCCACTTGGTCAACGAGGAGGTCGCCAAACAGCTTTTGCCCTTGGAAATCCTGCCTGGAGAGCGATTCCATCAGGCTTGGCATCGAAGTCGGGATCCGGAGGAAATCATCGTTTGCGACCGGCGTTCCGAGGAGGCCATGCGCCGGGGAATCTCCCACTACCGGCAGGAATTCCGGTGCCGCGACGTGGAGGGCAACTGGAAATGGTTCACCGAAGATGTGGATCTGCGGGGGAACATGCAGGACGGGTTCAGTGTGACCGGCGTGTGCATGGAAATCACCGACCGGGTCAAGATGGGCCTTGAACTGGAAGCCGCCCTGCAGGAGGCCACTCTGGCCAGCCGGGCCAAAGGGGATTTCCTGGCCAGCATGAGCCATGAGATCCGCACCCCCATGAACGCCATTTTGGGCATGACGGAATTGCTGCGCCAGACGGAGCTTTCCGACGACCAAACCGAGATGGTGGAGACAGCCCACGACGCGGGCTCGGCGCTTTTGTCCATTCTCGACGAGATCCTGGACATGGCCAAGATCGAAGCGGGAAGGCTTGAACTGCGCGAGGCGCCGTTCGATCTGCGCGAGCTGGTGGAGAAGGTGGTGGGCTTGTTCGCCGCGGTGGGACATGCGCGGGGAGTCGATCTCCTGTGGAGATGGGATCCCGGCACTCCCCGGATGGTCCACGGCGACGAAGGCCGTATTCGTCAAATTCTGTCAAACATTGTCGGGAACGCATCGAAGTTCACCGAGCGGGGCACGGTATGCGTCCGTGTGCATTCCCGTCGGACCAGAAAGGCAGGGAGGGCGATCTTTTCCCTGGAGGTTACCGATACCGGTCCAGGGATTTCCGCGGAGGGCGTGACCCGACTCTTCCATCCATTCATGCAGATCGGCGGCCGGACCGCCCGCACGGGTGGAACCGGGCTTGGATTGACGATCTCCCGCCGCCTCGCCCAGGCGATGAACGGCGACATCCAGGTGCGAAGCATCGTGGGCAAGGGATCGGTGTTCCGGATCGAGCTCGAACTGGGATTGGAAGCGGAATCGCCGGTGAGGCCGATGGGCAAGACCGTGATCGTGCACTCGCCGTCGCGGGAGGTGGCGCGGTCCTTGATCGACGCCTGCGCGTGCCTGGGGGTGGAGGCTGTGCCTTTCAGTCGTGCGGTTCCGATGGATCTTCGCGTGGATTTCGCGCTGATCGATCTGGAATGCCGGATGGAACTGGAAAAGATCGTGGCGACCTGGCCTCGCGCCAGGATCGTGGGAATCGTCCGGGGTGCGCCGGGATCCAGCGGCAAACACCAACTGCCCCTGCCGGTGCGGCTCTCCTCGCTTTGCCGGCACTTGGAACTGGATGGCGATTCGGCCGCGGATTCCTCGCTCCGACAAGATCCGTCACACTTTTCGGAGATGTTGGAGGTCCTTGTGGCCGACGACAATCCCGTCAACCGCAAGGTGATCCAGCGCCAGCTGCAGAGCATGGGACTGAATCCGGTCGTGGTGGATGGCGGCGAGGCGGCCTTCAGATGCCTGACCGACAACCATTTCGACATCGCCTTCCTCGATATGCAGATGCCGGATCTGGACGGGCACGTGGTGGCCTCGCGGGTGCGTGAAATCGAGCGCACGCAAAAGAGCCACCGGGTTCCCCTGGTGGCTCTTTCCGCATCGGTGCTTCCCGAGGATCGGGAAGCCTGTCTGGGTGCCGGCATGGATGCCTTCGTCGCCAAACCCGCCTCGCGACAGGATTTGGCAGGAGCCATCCAGCGATTCACCGGTGTGGAGTTCTAG